In Deinococcus psychrotolerans, the genomic window TTAAAATTTGACCAGTTGTGTGTACTGAGCGCGTCGTTGGTGCTGTTGGGGGATATGAAAGCGAGCTTCTCAGAAGCGAACGCTTCGCCGAGGACGTTGGTAACGCTGGAGTTGTTGGCACCGACCACACCAAGAATGCTCTTGGTGGCGAGAATCGTCTTGGCGATCTGTTCGCCTCTGGTCGCAGAGGCCTGGTCATCGAAGGGAACGAGTGTAAGGTCAATGCCCGCTGTTTTCAGCTCCGCCATACGTGCGTTCACGGCGAGTTCGACGCCTCTCCGGAGATCAATGCCGGTGGGGCTCTGGTCTCCAGTCAGTGGACTGACAGTAGCAATACTGACGCTCACCGCTTGCGCGGCACTCAGGGCGACGAGGAGACTGAGGGCCGCAGGAACAACCAACCGGTGGGGGCGTTTCATGCGTCAGGGTAAATGGGCGGACTTCACGTCTTTCTTACAACGCATTTGAAGTGCTGAAAATGCCCAGGAAACAAATCTACGTTTTCACTGTGATCAGCCCCGTTTCATTTCAACTCACCCTGTTCAAGGCTGCTGTCGTCTGTGACTGACAGGTGACACGGCCCCGCCGGCGTATTCGCCCACCAGTTCGTCGTCTATCAAGGTGTCTTTGGGTTCCAGCCTGTTCGCGGTGGCCTGGGCCATATTTGGTAACGATGTTAGCCTGTGCTTTCTTGGCCGAACCGATCAATTTGATGCCGGTTTGTGCCAGCGCGGTGGCTTGGCTCTCCACCTCCAGCAAAACTTTGAGGGCGAGGCCAGAAGAGAGTAGAGGCTGGAGACGTGTCGGCCCCCAAGACGGCGGGCAGCAAACGGACGGTTCACCAGCCACCGGATACCATGCCGCTTCTTACCAGCCACCGTGAGCGCCAGAATCTGAACCACAAGGCGCTGAGCGCGAAAGAGCAGGAGTCAGGCTAGGTGTTTACCAGCGTACTCGGCGACAGGCGGCACCCTGCTCTCAAACAACACGAAGCGCGGTATACACCACATCTGCAAGGCGGCTGATATGCGGCAGTTGCCGGTTCAACGCCTGCGTCACACCTACGCCTCGCTGAGCTTCCGGCGCAGTATTTCGGCGGTACGCACACAACTTGGGCATTCCTCAGTGGCCTTCACGTTGCGTCAGTTCCAGACAGTATATGTCGGGGAGCGGGGAGCCTGGGCGACATGCTTGGCTAAATCTCCGGTTACGCACGTAGTACGCACAAACGCCATTTTGAGTTTATTCTCGCCAGTGGCCAGAAACGAAAAAACCCGCACTGGGCGGGCATTTCCTTGTGTTGGGCGGTGAGGGACTTGAACCCCCGACCCGTCGCGTGTAAAGCCAAAGCCCGCACTCCCTCTAACAAATCTTTACCGACGCTATCACCACTTTCCGGCTTATCTCCTGCGTTCGACACCCTTATTCAGACCCTGCCGCGCTACACGATCGCTACACGAGATCAGCCACCATCTGCCCCGCTTCGTCCAGTTCGTCCTCAAAAATCTGCCGGTACACCCGCATGGTGATGATCGGTGAGGAGTGCCCCACCATGCGGGCCACCACTTCAGGCTTGACTCCCCGGCGCAGGGCCAACGAGATAAAGGTCACGCGCAGGTCGTGAATCCGGATGGGCGGCACGTCTACTCGGCGCAGGGCGGCGGCCCAACGTTTGCGGGCATTGTCGTAACCGTAGAGCGTCCCCACTTCAGATGGGTACAGCCAGCGTTCGGCGTGCCACTGCGGGCCAGCCTCAGTTTGCAGCCGCTCACGGCGCTCAAGCATGGCGTTCACAGTGGCCATACCGTCAGGAGGGAGCCGGAAGGTGCGGCGGCTGCGCTCGGTTTTGGGCGGGCCGACGCTCCGGCGCGTCTTCTCCCCTGCCCCGAGGGTCACGGTGCGTTCAATCCGCAAGCTGGCCCGCTCCACATCAACGTCATCTACTTGCAGGGCCAGCAGCTCGCCGATTCGGGCTCCGGTTTGCAGGGCCAGCTTCCAAAGGAGGTAATGCGGCGTGTCTTCGTTTGCGTCGAGGAAGGCCCGAGCTTGCGGCTGTGTCCAACTGGTGCCGACCCGCTTGGCTGGACGCTTTTCAAGCCGCGCGACTCCTGCGACGTTGCGGGTCAGGTGCCCGAGCGCCACCGCCTCGGCAAGTGCACCCTTGAGGAGCTGCAAGCTCTTGAGTCGGGTGCGGTGACTGTCTTCTAACCCGTCCAGCCAGCTTTGTACCGAGCGGGCGTCAGGCTGGGCAGCATTACCTTGCCGAGCTTGCCAGTGATCTTGCGGGCGAGGTACATCCGGTCTCGGATGGTGGCCTGAGCGCGGCCCCGACTGGTGCGCTGAAGGTGCCGATCCAACCAATCGGCCAGTGTCATGCGTGAAGGTGTGATGTCCTCACCTGCTGCCGCTTCGGTAATCAGCTTGGCAAGCAGCTCGTGCGCGGCTTTCTCAGGGTTTGGCGTGTCGGGCTTGAGGTAGCGCGTCACCCGGCGACCATCGCTGAGCGTCACAGCGGCAGCCCAGCGACCATCCTGCTTGCGCTGGAACACAGAGCCGAGCTTGCGCTTGGGAACTGACTGGGGAGCGGGGCAGCGAGTCATGGTTTGGTTCTATCCTCGTTTGTGCTTGGGAGTGGTGATGAGGGTTATGCATATACTTTTGCCACGGGCGCGAAAGGATTTAGTATGAAATGGGAACAGCCGATTCCTTTACCTGATCCCTTCCCTGTTGCCGATAGCTGGCCTCTACCTTTGCCGGAAGGGCCGCGCAGTCTTACCCGGCCTCTGCCCCTGCCGGAGTCTGTATTCCCAAACGAACAGCAATATGACGAATCAGTGCTTTCACTTCCCGAGCCTTGACGTAATAACCGAGATGGATTGGGATATTGGTTTCGGCGATACCATGTAGATGCATTGGAACTTCTTCCACTTCAACGTAGCCGTCGGCATTGTGTTGGGGCCCTGCAAAGAGAACACCCAGTAATTTTAACTTTGACGTTTCTGGATGACGGATATAAATTGGTGAGCCTGAAGAGCCTGGAAAAGCTGCGATATCCACGACGCCAATAGGTTTACCATTATAATCCACGTTGGGGATTGTGGCAGCTACGCCACTTCTGGCAATAGGCATATAATTGAATTTGTCCGATAAACCAGTAGGATACCCGATCATAATTACTTGATCTAATGTATTGCAATCTAAACAATCATCTTGGACGAACGAGTCACCACTCAAGCTAATTTTAAGCAAGGCGTAGTCTTCCGGGATTAATTTGTATGCCGCACTCATATCATATGCTGCCAGATCTATATTAGGATTTGGATGGTAAATTATCTTTTCTTGGAGTTCGGTTACCTCAATAGTGATTGATGCTAATGTAACCGCAGTGCCGGATGGAATAACATTCTCAGAATCGTTTGAGGCAATCTTTTTTACTACATGAAATTGAAATTCCATCGAATTCTGTTCAACAAAAACATGTCTATTGCTGATGAGCAACGGAAGTGTAGTTGTCCCATTCTTACCAAAATAGAAGAACCCTGTCCCACTCCCTCCGTCACCAGCAACAATTTTTGTAGTTGTTAGCATCAGCTGATCAAAAATGCCTCTTATAGATATTATTGACACAATTCATCTCCTTGATATTCAGATATTCCTTTTCCATTTCAGCTTCACCAACTCACCGTACCCAACGCCTACCGCTCCCCTAGCTTGAGCAACTCGGCATTCGGCACCCGCACTAGCCAGAGCGTGGGTTATACCGCCAGAGCGGGACGGTGGGGGCGGCGCGGTGGGAAGCGGCAGCTTACAGGACTTCATCAGCAGTCTGGAACCCACCCGCATGGCACTTGAGCAGCTTGTTCGCTGGGTCATCAACACAGTGCTGAGATTGGGCCTGCACTTCATTGGTCGACGCCCGGATTACGACGCTTTCCACGCGACGGTGCAGGCCCGCATGAGCGCTGTGCAGCCGACGCCTGCCGAAGTGGACACGGCACTGAAGCTGCACGAAGGGGGCGTGATAAGCCTCGAATCAATCCATGCTCGGATCGGCATTGAAGAAAGTCAGGCAGAAAAAGAGCGCATGGCCCTTGAGGGCATCACACCCGCCCTTGCCCTGAAGATTCTGGCAGCGGCCCCGGCCTGGGTTGGGCTGAAAGCCCTGCAACTGGCTTTTCCTGCCTTGCTTATCTCGGACAGCCAGGTGGAAGAACAGCGGCAGGCGGATCTCGGCGGCGCTCCCCCGGTCAACCCGGCAGACCTGAACGCGCTAGACGGCGCGGCTTTGGACAATGCCCCAAACCCCTGAAGCCCGCCGCCTCATCGCCCTCGCCCGCAAGCGAGAGGACGCCCACCTGCAAGCCGCACGGGGCGCAGTGCTCCGCCAGTTCCGCAAAGTGGCACTCAAGGCCGCTGAAGCTGAGTTGACCCGCGTGCTGGCCTTGCCACCCGGCAGACGCCGCGCAAGCTTGCCGCTGGTGCTGCGCCGCATCGACGAGGCCATGACCGCCACGAGGACGCCGCCCGCTGAACTGACAGGGCTGCTGAAGCGAGCCGTGCGGGACAGGGTACTTACGTCTGACGATCTGGTGAAGCTGCTTGATTCCAGCTTGAAACTGAACGATCCGGCCAGCTTGCAGGTGAAGGCCGTGGACAAGCAGAGAAAAGCCATGAACGGTTACTGGGAATCAGAGGGCAGGCGCTTCAGAGACGACGCCGCTCGGACGGTCAGAGAAGCCCTACGGCTGGGCCTCACACCCGAGAAGGCGGCTGACTTACTGCAAGCCCACCTAGGCGTTCACAGAAGCCGGGCAGTGCTGATTGCCCAGGACCAGATGCTGACGGCTGCGAGTCGCGCGGGCATAGACCGGTTGAAGGCTTTGGGCGTCAAGCAGTTTCAGTGGGAAACCCAGCAGGATTCCAGAGTGCGCCCGGTTCATCAGGCATTGCAGGGGCGGGTGTTCACTTGGCGGAGTGCGCCGGAACTGCCGGGACAGGCGGTGTTGTGTCGGTGCTGGGCAGCGCCTGCTCGATAGCCGACAACTTCAGTTCAAAACGCTCTCAGCGCTAACCACTTTGTCAGCGCTGATGGGCAATAATGGATAGCCTCCTTGACTACTGCTTGCTCCCGTTTTGAGGGGCAGTCCACAGGTCGACATCTCAGCCTTGCAAGTAACGATCAGGAAGCTTAAATCGACAACACGTCAGAGGGCTTACACTATGAGCACGTTATGAAATTATCTTTCATCTACTCGGCGATGATTGCGCCGCTGCTTTTCGTGACAGCCTGTGGTCCCACATCGACAAGTACCCCTCCTCCTGGCAGTGGTGCTGCTAAGGTCAAGGTCAAGGTTGCGTACGATAGCCCTGAAGAAATTAACGTCGCACCAGATCCGGCGAGTTACGGGAAAGCGTATTTTAAACTTAACGTCAGTGCTGATAGGCCATCAGTACTCTTCTTCAGTTTGAATGGGGACTCAGATCAGGACTTCACGCTCCTCACTCCTCGAACTCCATTCGATGTCCCAGGAACGCAATCTGTGCTTTTGAGTCTTTACGCTAAATCTACAGCCACCTTAGGAAAACATTCTATGGAAATGGTTGTTCTAGATTACACCAATTTCGTTACAACTGAGATCGCACGAGTTCCAATCCAATTCAATGTTATTGGATACGACGCATATTTGTATTCGAGCCTTCTTAAATCTGGCGAAACTAATCTACTACCTCTAGTCATAACTGGCTTCAAGAATTATAGCGGGCCGATGGAGATTAAAGCCGTTGATCTGCCCGAAGGCATCACTGCCAAACCCCTCCTCATTCAATTCAAGGGTGGTGTAATGAACGTCGACTATCCAGTTGAAGTGGAGCGTAAAGCCGCGATCTCCCGTCAGCAACTAACTCTGACTTTCAAAAGTGGGGGTATGAATTTTAAGATAAAGGACGAAATCGTCATCACCCCATATGAAAAATAAGACTCTGCTTATGCCATAGAACAAAGTCGGCCATCCCCAATTCAGAATACAGAGCAAAATCTAAGAGATGACAGAGAATTTACAGTATTTCTCCCTTTAGTACAACTTCAAACTAAAGTCTTCAGGTGCTGAGCCAATTCTTCATAACTCACCGTATCCCAGCCGCCCCCTCACCGGGCGGTTTTCCTTTTCCTCGGGTGTCACGCGCTTTTGCAGACTGCTTGCATGACCAGCAAGGCTGTCAAAACCCACACCAACCCACAAGGCGGGGCCACCCTCTCCATGCTCTACGACACGGGCAGCTTTGGCCGTTTCGGGCCGGGGCCGACACTCTGGAACGGTGGAACGCCACACGAGCCAGGGGAGCACCCCGCGCCACCTGCCAATGCCAACCCGCCTGCGCCCGCTCCGGTTCCCGAC contains:
- a CDS encoding site-specific integrase, with translation MQLLKGALAEAVALGHLTRNVAGVARLEKRPAKRVGTSWTQPQARAFLDANEDTPHYLLWKLALQTGARIGELLALQVDDVDVERASLRIERTVTLGAGEKTRRSVGPPKTERSRRTFRLPPDGMATVNAMLERRERLQTEAGPQWHAERWLYPSEVGTLYGYDNARKRWAAALRRVDVPPIRIHDLRVTFISLALRRGVKPEVVARMVGHSSPIITMRVYRQIFEDELDEAGQMVADLV
- a CDS encoding trypsin-like peptidase domain-containing protein; translation: MSIISIRGIFDQLMLTTTKIVAGDGGSGTGFFYFGKNGTTTLPLLISNRHVFVEQNSMEFQFHVVKKIASNDSENVIPSGTAVTLASITIEVTELQEKIIYHPNPNIDLAAYDMSAAYKLIPEDYALLKISLSGDSFVQDDCLDCNTLDQVIMIGYPTGLSDKFNYMPIARSGVAATIPNVDYNGKPIGVVDIAAFPGSSGSPIYIRHPETSKLKLLGVLFAGPQHNADGYVEVEEVPMHLHGIAETNIPIHLGYYVKAREVKALIRHIAVRLGIQTPAGAEAG
- a CDS encoding minor capsid protein, translated to MPQTPEARRLIALARKREDAHLQAARGAVLRQFRKVALKAAEAELTRVLALPPGRRRASLPLVLRRIDEAMTATRTPPAELTGLLKRAVRDRVLTSDDLVKLLDSSLKLNDPASLQVKAVDKQRKAMNGYWESEGRRFRDDAARTVREALRLGLTPEKAADLLQAHLGVHRSRAVLIAQDQMLTAASRAGIDRLKALGVKQFQWETQQDSRVRPVHQALQGRVFTWRSAPELPGQAVLCRCWAAPAR